A single region of the Manihot esculenta cultivar AM560-2 chromosome 12, M.esculenta_v8, whole genome shotgun sequence genome encodes:
- the LOC110627486 gene encoding protein SHORT-ROOT gives MDTLFRLVSLQQSDQSFNNSTSRTSSSSRSSRQNNHHHYQQEDEECFNFFMDEEDFSSSSSKHYYPYHHQQHTTATTPTTTTTNTSTPTNQHALESSDFSFSPTCEVNFEFSGNWASDILLETARAIADKNSSRVQQLMWMLNELASPYGDPDQKLASYFLQALFSRMTDSGERCYRTLASASDKTCSFESTRKMVLKFQEVSPWTTFGHVSCNGAIMEAFEGETKLHIIDISNTYCTQWPTLLEALATRTDETPHLRLTTVVAKKTSGGCGGNGGLAAAQKVMKEIGSRMEKFARLMGVPFKFNVIHHAGDLCDLNLAELDIKDDEALAINCVGSLHSVTSVANRRDYIISSFRRLQPRIITIVEEEADLDVGVDGLDFVRGFQECLRWFRVYFESLEESFSRTSNERLMLERTAGRAIVDLVACPPSDSIERRETATRWSSRLHASGFSAVLFSDEVCDDVRALLRRYKEGWSMTQCSDAGIFLCWKDQPVVWASAWRP, from the coding sequence ATGGATACCTTGTTTAGGCTTGTTAGTCTTCAACAATCTGATCAATCATTCAATAACTCTACCAGCAGAACCTCTAGCAGCTCTAGATCCTCTAGACAAAACAACCACCATCACTACCAACAAGAAGACGAAGAATGCTTCAACTTTTTCATGGATGAAGAAGACTTCTCTTCGTCTTCTTCTAAGCATTATTATCCTTATCACCATCAACAACACACTACTGCTACTACTCCTACCACTACCACCACTAATACAAGCACTCCTACTAATCAACATGCCCTTGAATCCTCTGACTTCTCTTTCTCACCTACTTGTGaagtaaattttgaattttccgGCAACTGGGCTTCTGATATCCTCCTCGAAACCGCCCGTGCCATCGCCGATAAAAACAGCTCCAGAGTCCAGCAACTCATGTGGATGCTTAATGAACTCGCCTCCCCTTATGGTGACCCTgaccaaaagcttgcctcctaCTTTCTCCAGGCTTTGTTTAGCCGGATGACGGATTCCGGCGAGCGATGCTACCGTACTTTAGCTTCTGCATCGGATAAAACTTGCTCTTTCGAGTCTACTAGAAAAATGGTATTGAAGTTTCAAGAGGTGAGTCCTTGGACCACTTTTGGTCACGTATCTTGTAATGGTGCAATCATGGAAGCATTTGAAGGTGAAACTAAATTGCATATTATTGATATTAGCAACACATATTGCACTCAGTGGCCTACTTTGTTAGAAGCCCTAGCAACCCGTACTGATGAGACACCACACCTCAGGCTGACCACCGTAGTTGCTAAGAAAACTAGCGGTGGTTGCGGAGGCAACGGAGGTTTAGCTGCAGCCCAGAAAGTAATGAAAGAAATCGGAAGCAGAATGGAAAAATTTGCTAGGCTTATGGGCGTGCCATTTAAATTCAACGTCATACACCATGCAGGTGATTTATGTGATCTAAACCTAGCTGAATTGGACATTAAAGACGATGAAGCTTTAGCCATCAACTGTGTAGGATCTCTACACTCAGTTACTTCAGTTGCTAATCGCagagattatattatatcaAGTTTCAGAAGGTTGCAACCAAGAATCATCACCATTGTTGAAGAAGAAGCTGATCTTGATGTGGGTGTTGATGGGTTAGATTTCGTAAGAGGTTTCCAAGAATGCTTGAGATGGTTTAGGGTTTATTTCGAGTCATTGGAAGAAAGCTTTTCAAGAACAAGCAACGAGAGGTTGATGCTAGAGAGGACTGCAGGACGTGCCATAGTTGACTTGGTGGCATGTCCGCCGTCCGATTCCATCGAACGGCGGGAAACTGCCACGCGCTGGTCTTCAAGGTTGCATGCAAGTGGGTTTAGCGCTGTCTTGTTCAGTGATGAAGTGTGTGATGATGTACGCGCCTTGTTGAGAAGGTATAAGGAAGGTTGGTCAATGACGCAGTGTAGCGACGCCGGAATATTCCTGTGCTGGAAGGACCAGCCTGTAGTGTGGGCTAGTGCATGGAGGCCTTGA